From Dehalococcoidia bacterium, one genomic window encodes:
- a CDS encoding ATP-binding cassette domain-containing protein, whose product MSAPRGAIGIHNLTVTFSRWGQIVKAIEGVNLTIPAGQWLFVVGHNGSGKSTLLRALSGRLIADAGEIRVDGDLLTSLSASRLSERVFHVHQDPLLGTAPTLTLFENLFVADATAQNGLSSRADLYAKYHDLLQPLGLADRLKQLARYLSGGERQLLALTVARLRPAAVMLLDEPLAALDPGKAELCLEQIKALNKEGKTLLQVTHDPALAMSTGDRTIVLRQGRILYDESGDKRDRHALRNAWSNNADGGISI is encoded by the coding sequence ATGAGCGCACCAAGAGGAGCCATTGGGATACATAACCTTACTGTCACGTTTTCCCGATGGGGCCAGATCGTAAAGGCGATTGAAGGGGTCAATCTCACTATACCGGCTGGCCAATGGCTCTTTGTTGTTGGTCATAATGGTTCAGGAAAATCAACCTTGTTACGGGCGTTAAGCGGTCGCTTGATAGCAGATGCTGGTGAGATAAGAGTCGACGGCGACCTCCTGACAAGCCTCTCGGCCTCTCGGCTTTCTGAGCGCGTGTTTCATGTTCACCAGGACCCGCTCCTTGGGACCGCTCCGACCCTGACCCTCTTCGAGAATCTTTTTGTTGCCGATGCCACCGCACAGAATGGTCTTTCATCCCGTGCTGACCTTTATGCCAAATACCATGACCTCCTACAACCACTTGGTTTGGCGGATCGCTTAAAGCAGTTAGCCAGATATCTATCTGGAGGTGAACGTCAACTATTGGCGCTAACAGTGGCCCGCCTCCGGCCTGCTGCTGTGATGCTGTTAGACGAACCTCTTGCGGCATTGGACCCTGGGAAAGCCGAACTCTGCCTTGAGCAGATCAAGGCTCTGAACAAAGAAGGAAAAACGCTTTTACAAGTGACCCACGATCCTGCCCTCGCAATGTCTACTGGTGATCGGACTATTGTCCTTCGGCAAGGTCGCATCTTATATGACGAAAGTGGCGATAAGCGGGACAGACATGCTCTC